From a single Helicovermis profundi genomic region:
- a CDS encoding methyl-accepting chemotaxis protein: protein MNNSKFHVLIKLLSLGLLVGATGIISTYFLGTVASALIMVLSAIIISFILLKNFTNDTSNVDILVDMINNNDLMVNDKDFDQNSNDITYVKLKKVIKDMKINFKDQVNLSIEMGSISEKLVNVVSLIKESMDQISTNTELTSGNSEKQFEMLQNTKLEIEYIVETLGELKNNMGETVDFTTTTIESTKDSINSTSNILKIMEQIKILISEIEKRTNELQEHSDEVINLNKMINDISEQTNLLALNASIEAARAGEHGRGFAIVATEVSKLSQETNEVSSEIKEVITNLQKGLESISLAVSKDITLVEDGYTTVKDTIRDFEGIKNSLEESSSKLLTMNKDINKVNEEGIKVGGNIVEVTKFSEEITSQMQEASSQIIYQNSESASLLELSDSMNTNADNLLQFVANKVMLGKMLNDAKRIESSLRGKDLEKVNLQDVCNKFEVDVVYITDKNGVVKYCNDTQAIGLDLYAIDPSYKPLRKREVAYIATPIKHRIEDDKLFKFLSILNSDELVYQVGLGLETLLKI from the coding sequence ATGAATAATTCAAAGTTTCATGTTTTAATTAAGTTATTGTCTTTAGGACTTTTAGTAGGTGCCACAGGAATTATTAGTACTTATTTTTTAGGGACTGTAGCTTCAGCTTTAATTATGGTTCTATCAGCAATTATAATTTCTTTTATATTATTAAAAAATTTTACAAACGACACAAGTAATGTAGATATATTGGTAGATATGATTAATAATAACGATTTAATGGTTAATGATAAAGATTTTGATCAAAACTCTAATGATATTACTTATGTAAAGCTAAAAAAAGTAATTAAAGATATGAAAATTAATTTTAAAGATCAAGTTAACTTATCTATTGAAATGGGTTCAATTAGCGAAAAATTAGTGAATGTTGTTTCACTAATTAAAGAATCAATGGATCAAATATCTACTAATACAGAATTAACTAGTGGTAATAGTGAAAAACAATTTGAAATGCTACAAAATACAAAATTAGAAATAGAATATATTGTAGAAACACTAGGTGAACTTAAGAATAATATGGGTGAAACAGTTGATTTTACAACAACAACTATTGAAAGTACAAAAGATAGTATAAATTCAACTTCAAATATTTTGAAAATTATGGAACAAATAAAAATACTTATTTCTGAAATTGAGAAAAGAACAAATGAGTTACAAGAACATTCTGATGAAGTTATCAATTTAAATAAAATGATAAATGATATTTCTGAACAAACGAATTTACTTGCGCTTAATGCATCTATAGAGGCTGCAAGAGCAGGAGAACATGGCAGAGGCTTTGCAATTGTTGCGACTGAGGTATCTAAGCTTTCACAGGAAACAAATGAGGTTTCAAGTGAAATTAAAGAAGTAATTACAAATTTACAAAAAGGATTAGAGAGTATTTCTCTTGCAGTTTCAAAAGATATTACTTTAGTTGAAGATGGTTATACAACTGTAAAAGATACTATAAGAGATTTTGAAGGAATAAAAAATTCTTTAGAAGAAAGTTCATCAAAACTTTTAACTATGAATAAAGATATTAATAAAGTAAATGAAGAAGGTATAAAAGTTGGTGGAAATATTGTTGAAGTTACAAAGTTTTCAGAAGAAATAACTTCCCAAATGCAAGAAGCTTCTTCACAAATTATATATCAAAACAGTGAATCTGCAAGTTTGCTTGAGCTTTCTGATAGTATGAATACTAATGCAGATAATTTACTTCAATTTGTTGCTAATAAAGTTATGCTTGGTAAAATGCTTAATGATGCTAAAAGAATTGAAAGTTCACTTAGAGGTAAAGATCTTGAAAAAGTTAATCTTCAAGATGTATGCAATAAATTTGAAGTTGATGTAGTGTATATTACTGATAAAAATGGAGTTGTTAAATATTGTAATGATACCCAAGCAATTGGATTGGATTTGTATGCTATTGACCCATCATATAAACCGCTAAGAAAACGAGAAGTGGCTTACATTGCAACGCCAATTAAGCATAGAATAGAAGATGATAAATTATTTAAGTTTTTATCTATATTAAATAGTGATGAATTAGTATATCAAGTTGGATTAGGACTAGAAACATTATTAAAAATTTAA
- a CDS encoding Na+/H+ antiporter NhaC family protein — MSKRYDLIFIIGTILSILTVVLLKRPIIFGILLSLIILLIISLKLNYNVNELIKISIKSNRSVIFVLVMLSFIGMMIPMWMASGTLPTLIIYGLKYLGNSNILLATFISTAFVSLILGTGIGTVGTMGLVFLGLSYGLDIPKPLIVGAIVSGSYIGDRTSPLSSMANLSSKICETNIIDNFKEMLKTLLPVFIVTSLIYSIIGSKYLATESSTIELNHIVNLLNQNFTTGFLLLIPPLLIIFSAIILKKSIVFSIGTSLLSSIFISLLITKMSLSKILTIMIFGFHPVNSEISNILSGSGLLSMVIVLLVIITSTSINAILTHTNLLEKTLITFSSNIKSYSNLIQKTALLSSLITIVTCNQIMTTLITGTHFKKVFNKYKIKRNRLMLTIADTGIILVPIIPWNLNAIIVYSITGVSATLYAPYAFLAYLLPLLTFIYPVFLNKKYLSNFKE; from the coding sequence ATGTCTAAAAGATACGATTTAATATTTATAATAGGTACAATACTTTCAATCTTAACCGTTGTTTTATTAAAAAGACCTATCATATTTGGTATTCTTTTATCTTTAATTATTTTACTTATAATAAGCTTAAAACTTAATTATAATGTAAATGAATTAATTAAAATAAGTATTAAAAGTAATCGCTCGGTAATATTTGTGCTTGTTATGCTTAGCTTTATTGGAATGATGATTCCAATGTGGATGGCAAGTGGAACTCTACCAACTCTAATTATATACGGTCTAAAATATCTTGGAAACTCCAATATTCTACTTGCGACATTTATCTCTACAGCATTTGTTTCATTAATACTTGGAACAGGAATAGGCACTGTGGGCACTATGGGTTTAGTATTTCTTGGGCTTTCATATGGACTAGATATTCCAAAACCGCTAATTGTAGGTGCAATCGTTTCCGGTTCATATATAGGAGACAGAACTTCACCGCTTTCAAGTATGGCAAATTTATCTAGCAAAATATGTGAAACAAATATTATAGATAATTTTAAGGAAATGCTTAAGACTCTACTTCCTGTTTTTATAGTAACCTCGCTTATTTACTCCATAATTGGTTCAAAGTATTTGGCCACCGAATCATCTACAATAGAATTAAATCATATTGTAAATCTATTAAATCAAAATTTTACAACAGGATTTTTATTATTAATACCACCATTACTAATTATATTTTCAGCAATAATTCTTAAAAAATCTATTGTTTTTAGTATAGGCACTTCACTTTTAAGCAGCATATTCATTAGCCTACTTATAACTAAAATGTCTTTATCTAAAATTCTTACGATTATGATTTTTGGATTTCATCCTGTAAATTCTGAAATTTCAAATATTCTAAGCGGAAGTGGACTTTTAAGCATGGTTATAGTTCTTTTAGTAATCATAACAAGTACTTCTATTAACGCAATATTAACTCATACTAATTTACTTGAAAAAACATTAATAACTTTTTCTAGCAATATCAAATCTTATAGTAATCTTATTCAAAAAACAGCCTTGTTAAGCTCATTAATCACAATTGTTACTTGTAATCAAATAATGACTACATTAATAACAGGGACACATTTTAAAAAAGTATTTAATAAATATAAAATTAAAAGGAATCGTTTAATGCTTACAATAGCAGATACTGGAATAATACTAGTTCCTATAATTCCATGGAATTTAAACGCTATTATTGTTTATTCTATAACTGGTGTAAGCGCTACGCTCTATGCTCCATATGCCTTTTTAGCATATCTTCTTCCACTACTTACTTTTATTTATCCTGTATTTTTAAATAAAAAATATTTATCTAATTTTAAGGAATAA